The proteins below are encoded in one region of Anaerosporomusa subterranea:
- the flgG gene encoding flagellar basal-body rod protein FlgG, translating into MMRALWTAGSGMVAQQANIDVISNNIANVNTTGFKKSRSDFQDLMYQTVRQPGANSGADSQIPTGIQIGHGVRQVATQKLYTVGNFQNTGNPLDMAIEGDGFFQVTMPDGTLAYTRDGSFKTDSQGRIVTSEGYQLEPAIAVPQGATSIEIAADGVVSVTLPNNTASQEIGQLQLVRFINPAGLLSMGRNLLQETNASGAPTASNPGQDGAGTIVQRYLEMSNVQVVDEMVNMIVAQRAYEMNSKAITTSDEMLGIAAGLKR; encoded by the coding sequence ATGATGCGAGCCCTTTGGACCGCAGGCTCAGGCATGGTAGCCCAGCAGGCCAATATTGATGTGATTTCCAATAATATTGCCAACGTAAATACAACCGGCTTTAAAAAAAGCCGCAGCGATTTTCAAGACTTAATGTATCAGACAGTGCGCCAACCAGGCGCTAACTCAGGTGCTGATTCGCAGATTCCAACTGGCATTCAGATTGGTCATGGTGTACGGCAAGTTGCCACCCAAAAGCTCTATACCGTGGGTAACTTTCAAAACACGGGTAATCCGCTGGATATGGCGATCGAGGGTGATGGCTTCTTCCAGGTGACCATGCCCGACGGCACTTTGGCCTATACTCGCGATGGATCGTTTAAGACTGATTCCCAAGGCCGCATAGTAACTTCTGAGGGCTATCAGCTTGAACCGGCCATTGCTGTCCCACAAGGCGCCACCTCGATTGAGATTGCTGCTGACGGTGTGGTCAGCGTTACGTTGCCGAACAATACTGCGTCCCAGGAAATCGGTCAATTGCAACTAGTTCGTTTTATCAACCCAGCTGGTTTATTGAGTATGGGACGCAACCTGCTGCAAGAAACCAATGCTTCCGGTGCCCCTACGGCATCTAACCCTGGGCAGGATGGGGCGGGTACCATTGTCCAACGTTACTTGGAAATGTCGAACGTCCAGGTCGTTGACGAGATGGTCAACATGATCGTGGCTCAGCGGGCCTATGAAATGAATTCGAAAGCAATCACCACCTCTGATGAGATGCTCGGCATAGCGGCCGGCTTAAAACGTTAA
- the spoIIID gene encoding sporulation transcriptional regulator SpoIIID → MKDYIRKRVLDIGRHILDSKHTVRQAAGVFGVSKSTVHKDMIERLPSINENMANQVKQVLDLNKAERHIRGGEATRKKYKHDKDADEN, encoded by the coding sequence GTGAAAGATTATATCCGCAAACGGGTATTAGACATTGGCCGCCACATTTTGGACAGCAAGCATACTGTCAGGCAAGCGGCGGGGGTTTTTGGCGTCAGCAAAAGTACAGTTCACAAAGACATGATCGAACGACTGCCAAGCATAAATGAGAACATGGCAAATCAGGTGAAGCAGGTTCTCGATCTAAACAAAGCGGAACGGCACATCCGTGGCGGCGAAGCCACGCGAAAAAAATATAAACACGACAAAGATGCAGACGAAAATTAG
- a CDS encoding rod-binding protein translates to MDIRSIGTTGSATTPKQSPEDKKLKAACRDMEAVFLNMLLSRMRATVPKNTLTNSNQQEIVQSMLDSEMTQNMARAGGSGLADMLYRQLAQPAQVERVTKNTQS, encoded by the coding sequence ATGGACATTCGTAGCATCGGCACAACCGGAAGCGCAACTACACCAAAGCAAAGCCCTGAAGATAAAAAACTGAAGGCAGCCTGCCGCGACATGGAAGCCGTCTTTCTCAATATGCTGCTTAGCCGCATGCGTGCCACTGTTCCCAAGAACACGTTAACCAACAGCAACCAGCAAGAAATTGTCCAATCCATGCTCGACTCCGAGATGACGCAAAACATGGCTCGCGCTGGCGGCTCTGGCTTGGCTGATATGTTATATCGACAGCTGGCGCAGCCAGCGCAAGTAGAGCGTGTTACCAAAAACACGCAATCATAA
- a CDS encoding flagellar basal body L-ring protein FlgH, whose protein sequence is MTIRILALLMVALITFTPVSDAASLWSDSGSLFSDRKAHAVGDIITIIISEVSSAKRSGDTSNGKSSNTNLADGTGKLDFIPALGATYSDQFKASGSISNTNIVSGRITVQVTEVKPNGYLVVSGKQTIKQGSDEQRITISGIVRPDDVTADNTVLSNYVSNAELKIDGKGPLSSKQRQGILSSLFNFLF, encoded by the coding sequence GTGACGATACGGATACTAGCCCTGCTGATGGTGGCTTTAATCACTTTCACGCCTGTCAGTGACGCTGCTTCGCTTTGGAGTGATAGCGGCAGCCTGTTTTCTGACCGAAAAGCCCATGCGGTCGGTGATATAATTACGATAATCATTAGCGAGGTCTCTTCTGCCAAGCGGTCTGGTGATACCTCAAATGGCAAATCATCGAATACAAACTTAGCTGACGGGACAGGAAAATTGGATTTCATCCCGGCGCTTGGCGCAACCTATAGCGATCAATTTAAAGCTAGCGGTTCGATCAGTAATACCAATATCGTGAGCGGTCGTATAACCGTCCAAGTTACTGAAGTCAAGCCCAACGGTTATCTGGTCGTGTCCGGCAAGCAAACGATTAAACAAGGCTCAGATGAGCAACGGATAACAATTTCCGGCATCGTTCGCCCGGATGATGTCACCGCTGACAACACTGTTTTATCCAACTATGTTTCCAATGCCGAACTCAAGATCGACGGCAAAGGCCCACTTTCCAGCAAACAGCGTCAGGGCATATTGAGTTCGCTATTTAACTTCTTGTTCTAG
- a CDS encoding flagellar hook-basal body protein, with protein sequence MIKGIYTAASGMLAESIRTDATANNLANVNTAGFKKDAAVNKSFADMLISRINDGPVQPVGSVGTGAEVDEIVAIHTQGMMRHTGNPLDLAIEGQSYFAVETPAGVRYTRNGAFSRNSLGELTTADGHAVLAENGRLVVNGSSVTVSEEGIVSVDGIEAGRLRLAEFNDEKRLIKEGSSLFQDTGAGQKQATGLVRQGTLEMSNVNAVSEMVNLINGYRAYEVNAKAVQAHDQLLDKAVNEVGKI encoded by the coding sequence ATGATCAAAGGCATCTACACTGCTGCCTCAGGTATGTTGGCGGAGTCGATTCGCACTGATGCAACGGCAAATAACCTCGCCAACGTGAATACTGCTGGCTTCAAAAAAGATGCGGCAGTCAACAAGTCTTTTGCAGACATGTTGATTAGCAGGATTAATGATGGGCCAGTGCAGCCGGTAGGCAGTGTCGGAACCGGTGCTGAGGTTGATGAAATCGTGGCCATACATACTCAGGGGATGATGCGACACACAGGCAACCCACTCGATTTGGCCATTGAAGGCCAAAGCTATTTTGCCGTCGAAACTCCAGCAGGAGTGCGCTATACCCGTAATGGAGCGTTTTCCCGCAACAGCTTGGGTGAGTTGACAACTGCTGATGGACATGCTGTTTTAGCTGAAAATGGCCGTTTGGTTGTCAATGGAAGTAGCGTTACTGTCAGCGAGGAAGGTATTGTCAGTGTTGATGGCATCGAAGCTGGTAGACTGCGTTTAGCCGAGTTTAATGATGAGAAACGTTTGATCAAAGAAGGTTCCAGTTTGTTTCAGGACACTGGTGCAGGTCAAAAACAGGCGACCGGCTTGGTACGTCAAGGTACTCTTGAAATGTCTAACGTTAACGCTGTCAGTGAGATGGTTAATCTCATCAATGGCTACCGCGCTTACGAGGTCAATGCGAAAGCCGTGCAGGCTCATGATCAACTGCTTGATAAAGCAGTAAATGAAGTCGGTAAAATCTAA
- the flgA gene encoding flagellar basal body P-ring formation chaperone FlgA has translation MLKRVAALILAALFLLSTICYSAVRVSIKNEALITGPQITLGDIALIEGDDVSQIAALQKITLGSAPLPGATTLLSREILTSRLAASQIGFSGVEWGSVPEMISIAAGGQVLSGQTLADTALAKLKAKLPVRPQEELSISLLKEIPDLVAPLGVLNYEIAGQSVRFGVPQTAYLIVSADGVLFSRMPIKYEIKRFTSVVTATTAIAARETLSPDTVRLSWMEVSRLPAGYLTSLDQTNGLVVKRSLSAGSVIYSAHLDKPVLIKRGTAVIISATYGGVEAAAPGIAQNDGRNGQLISVRNTATGRLVTARVVDKGRVEVSLYEHK, from the coding sequence ATGCTTAAGCGAGTTGCGGCGCTGATACTGGCGGCGCTCTTTCTGCTATCAACGATCTGCTACTCCGCAGTTCGAGTTTCCATAAAAAATGAGGCCCTGATTACGGGACCACAGATCACACTAGGCGATATCGCCTTGATTGAAGGCGACGATGTATCCCAAATTGCAGCATTGCAAAAGATTACCTTGGGCAGCGCGCCATTGCCGGGAGCTACGACACTGCTCAGCCGCGAAATACTTACCTCCCGACTAGCCGCAAGTCAGATTGGCTTCAGCGGAGTAGAATGGGGATCAGTTCCAGAGATGATCAGCATTGCCGCCGGCGGCCAGGTGCTTAGTGGACAAACCTTGGCAGACACTGCGCTGGCAAAACTGAAAGCAAAATTGCCGGTGCGACCGCAAGAGGAGCTCTCAATTTCACTGCTAAAAGAGATACCCGATCTAGTGGCGCCGCTGGGCGTTCTCAACTATGAAATAGCTGGACAAAGCGTTCGCTTTGGCGTACCACAGACAGCGTATCTGATCGTGTCAGCTGATGGTGTTCTGTTCAGTCGGATGCCGATCAAATACGAGATCAAGCGCTTCACCTCGGTTGTAACTGCGACCACTGCGATTGCCGCCCGTGAAACTCTCAGTCCCGATACGGTGCGGTTGTCTTGGATGGAAGTTAGCCGTTTACCTGCTGGCTATCTGACTAGTCTTGATCAAACTAATGGCCTGGTCGTCAAACGATCGCTGTCAGCCGGTTCGGTCATTTATTCTGCCCATCTTGACAAACCAGTGCTGATTAAACGAGGAACCGCTGTTATCATTTCCGCTACTTATGGCGGGGTTGAGGCCGCTGCTCCGGGAATAGCGCAAAATGATGGTCGTAACGGGCAGTTGATCTCTGTCCGCAATACCGCTACTGGACGATTGGTTACCGCCCGCGTGGTTGATAAAGGACGGGTGGAAGTTTCTTTGTATGAACACAAATGA
- a CDS encoding phosphodiester glycosidase family protein gives MFAKIRQILLTAICFCILAQTVWAAPDSPVLQKVRHHASGDTVRVVLDMSDPVSYTATQQDDLFSVIVELDKATIQSGIQSQAINDPAVSAVQFVNTVADKKAQVVIDCRQPVTYKIFTLANPHRIVIDITTLKEKKIEQEIASGIRYTSWYKPGKAGPLNIHILDISPQSDYTLEPMLVRQNVLGIDPLSHVLLRSEVLAAVNASYFAPNGDIIGLLKMDDEVISSTNLARTALGMAADGKMLIDQVNYQGVAEFPGEIKLPLSGVNESRGENGLILYNRFWGPTTNTNSYGLECTIVAGAVAAIQPGNSTIPANGYVLSAHGETAQKLAGLKIGDSVQALQTLGPVWDQTLHAIGAGPMLVKQGNVFVTTKLEEFGSDVAGGRAPRTAVGLTQDGRILLVVVDGRQALSKGMSLLELALFMRELGAVNAMNLDGGGSSEMIVKGRIVNKPSDGKERRVGNALAVVPRKLAI, from the coding sequence ATGTTCGCAAAAATTCGTCAAATTTTACTAACTGCCATCTGCTTTTGTATCCTGGCACAGACGGTATGGGCCGCTCCTGACAGTCCCGTATTACAGAAAGTTCGCCATCACGCTTCGGGCGACACAGTTCGGGTTGTTCTGGATATGAGCGATCCAGTTTCATATACCGCGACTCAGCAAGACGATTTATTCAGTGTAATTGTTGAACTTGATAAAGCCACGATCCAATCTGGCATTCAATCTCAGGCAATCAACGATCCAGCCGTATCAGCTGTGCAGTTTGTCAACACGGTTGCCGACAAAAAGGCGCAAGTTGTGATCGACTGCCGTCAGCCGGTTACCTATAAAATTTTTACTCTAGCCAATCCGCACCGGATTGTCATTGACATCACCACGTTAAAAGAAAAGAAAATTGAACAGGAAATCGCTTCAGGCATCCGCTATACCTCCTGGTACAAGCCAGGGAAAGCCGGACCCCTGAATATTCATATTTTGGACATATCACCCCAGTCAGACTATACGCTGGAACCAATGTTAGTCAGGCAAAACGTGCTCGGTATTGACCCACTTTCACACGTGCTATTGCGCAGTGAGGTTTTGGCTGCGGTCAACGCCTCCTATTTTGCTCCTAATGGCGACATCATTGGTCTATTGAAAATGGATGATGAGGTGATCAGTTCCACAAACCTCGCGCGAACCGCATTGGGTATGGCTGCGGATGGGAAAATGTTGATTGATCAAGTCAATTACCAGGGGGTGGCCGAATTTCCCGGTGAAATTAAACTGCCACTATCCGGAGTTAATGAGAGTCGGGGCGAAAACGGTTTAATTCTCTACAACCGTTTTTGGGGACCCACTACTAATACTAACAGCTATGGCCTGGAGTGTACGATTGTTGCTGGTGCCGTTGCCGCTATCCAACCAGGCAATTCCACCATTCCTGCTAATGGCTATGTGCTGAGTGCGCACGGCGAGACTGCCCAGAAACTAGCTGGCTTAAAAATTGGTGATTCGGTACAGGCCTTGCAAACCCTTGGCCCAGTATGGGACCAAACCTTACATGCCATTGGCGCCGGGCCGATGCTCGTGAAGCAAGGCAATGTCTTTGTTACGACAAAGCTAGAGGAGTTCGGCAGCGATGTCGCCGGCGGCCGCGCACCCCGTACTGCGGTAGGCCTGACTCAGGATGGCCGGATATTGCTGGTGGTCGTTGATGGACGACAAGCCTTGAGTAAAGGAATGAGCTTGCTAGAACTGGCCTTATTTATGCGCGAACTGGGGGCAGTGAACGCCATGAATCTGGACGGCGGCGGCTCTAGCGAAATGATTGTCAAAGGTCGTATTGTCAACAAGCCCTCAGATGGCAAAGAACGGCGCGTCGGCAACGCACTCGCAGTCGTGCCTAGGAAGCTTGCTATTTAA
- a CDS encoding rod shape-determining protein, whose protein sequence is MFGSLDIGVDLGTANVLVYVKGKGIVLQEPSVVAMDRDSGRILAIGEEARRMLGRTPGNIIAIRPLREGVIADYDTTETMLRHFVQKVTGRSWFSKPRIMICIPSGVTTVEKRAVLEAAMRAGAKKTYLIEEPLAAALGAGLDISEPCGSMVVDIGGGTTDVAVLSLGGIVVSDSIRIAGDKFDEAIVRYVKKEYNMMIGERTAEEIKINCGSAYPDDLNAVIDIRGRDLISGLPKTMRITTAETASALAETVQAIVDCVKGVLERTPPELAADIVDRGIVLTGGGAMLHGLDKRLTMETGIPTYLAEDALSCVAIGTGKALDCMEALHDSVTQGNRRD, encoded by the coding sequence ATGTTTGGCTCATTAGATATAGGCGTGGATTTAGGAACGGCAAATGTACTCGTATATGTAAAAGGTAAAGGCATTGTCCTTCAGGAACCGTCAGTTGTTGCAATGGATCGCGACAGCGGCCGCATCCTGGCGATTGGCGAAGAAGCACGCCGTATGTTAGGTCGAACTCCGGGAAACATCATTGCTATTCGTCCACTGCGTGAAGGCGTTATTGCAGATTATGATACTACAGAAACAATGTTGCGTCACTTTGTCCAAAAAGTAACCGGACGAAGTTGGTTTTCTAAACCTCGGATTATGATTTGCATTCCATCCGGTGTGACGACTGTGGAAAAACGCGCTGTGCTGGAGGCAGCTATGCGAGCGGGCGCAAAAAAAACCTATCTGATTGAAGAACCACTGGCTGCAGCCTTGGGGGCAGGTTTAGACATCTCTGAGCCCTGCGGCTCTATGGTCGTTGATATTGGCGGTGGCACAACAGATGTCGCCGTACTTAGTCTTGGCGGGATAGTCGTTAGCGATTCGATACGCATTGCTGGCGATAAATTTGATGAAGCGATTGTCCGTTACGTAAAGAAAGAATACAATATGATGATTGGCGAGCGCACTGCTGAAGAAATCAAAATTAACTGCGGTAGCGCTTATCCGGATGACCTCAATGCAGTGATTGATATTCGCGGGCGGGATTTGATCTCCGGTCTGCCGAAAACGATGCGAATTACTACTGCGGAAACCGCGTCCGCCTTGGCTGAAACGGTACAAGCTATTGTCGATTGTGTTAAAGGAGTGCTCGAGCGTACTCCGCCTGAGCTGGCGGCAGATATTGTCGACAGAGGAATTGTGTTAACCGGTGGTGGCGCTATGTTACATGGACTGGACAAGCGTCTTACCATGGAAACCGGTATTCCTACCTACTTGGCTGAAGATGCGCTCTCCTGTGTCGCCATCGGCACTGGCAAAGCGTTAGATTGCATGGAGGCACTTCACGATAGTGTGACACAAGGAAATCGGCGTGATTAA
- a CDS encoding flagellar basal body P-ring protein FlgI: MRKTVALCALLLITLMTGIVAAAPGVRVKDIARVQGARDNQLVGYGLVLGLSGSGDSDKSDFTVQSIANMLKSFGVIANMSQLQPKNAAAVMVTAKLPPFARPGDTIDITISSLGDAKSLQGGTLIQTPLKAANGQVYAVGQGPLSIGGFSVGAGGSRQMKNFQTVASIPGGAIVERDVSVQLVNNGSIALSLMQPDFTTASRISEAIDRRFGTISHARDAGSVVIDIPTGQSESLVAFIAAIEELPIQPDAAAKIIINERTGTVVMGSDVAISEVAVAQGGLTVKIVSEKQVSQPAPFSDGQTAVVNQTSIEVKEEPANLIVLPATAHVGDVVKALNAVGASPREIISILQAMKAAGALHAELTLM; this comes from the coding sequence ATGCGAAAGACAGTAGCGCTTTGCGCGCTCTTACTAATAACGTTGATGACAGGTATAGTCGCCGCCGCACCCGGCGTCCGCGTGAAGGATATCGCCCGTGTGCAGGGCGCGCGTGACAACCAACTGGTCGGTTACGGACTGGTCCTTGGCCTGTCAGGCAGCGGTGACTCTGACAAGAGCGACTTCACTGTGCAATCAATTGCCAATATGCTGAAATCCTTCGGCGTAATTGCTAACATGTCCCAGCTTCAACCGAAAAATGCCGCTGCCGTTATGGTGACAGCTAAGCTGCCGCCTTTCGCCCGACCAGGCGATACCATCGATATTACGATTTCTTCTCTCGGCGATGCGAAAAGCCTGCAAGGCGGCACCCTGATCCAAACACCGCTTAAGGCGGCAAACGGGCAGGTTTACGCTGTCGGTCAAGGACCTCTCTCGATCGGCGGTTTTTCCGTCGGCGCCGGTGGTTCGCGCCAGATGAAAAACTTTCAGACTGTTGCCTCAATCCCCGGTGGGGCCATTGTTGAACGTGATGTCAGTGTACAGCTTGTGAACAACGGTTCAATTGCACTATCACTAATGCAGCCAGACTTTACCACAGCTTCTCGCATTAGCGAAGCAATTGATCGCCGCTTTGGTACGATTAGTCACGCCCGCGATGCCGGTTCTGTGGTTATTGACATACCGACAGGCCAAAGCGAAAGCCTTGTTGCATTTATTGCCGCGATTGAAGAACTACCCATCCAGCCAGATGCTGCCGCGAAGATTATCATCAACGAACGGACTGGCACCGTGGTCATGGGTTCAGACGTTGCCATCAGCGAAGTAGCGGTGGCCCAAGGTGGCTTAACGGTCAAAATTGTCTCTGAAAAGCAAGTCTCACAGCCAGCACCCTTCTCCGACGGACAAACTGCTGTTGTCAATCAGACCAGCATTGAGGTAAAAGAAGAACCAGCTAACCTGATTGTGTTGCCTGCGACCGCCCATGTCGGCGATGTCGTAAAAGCGCTTAATGCTGTCGGTGCTTCACCGCGTGAGATCATCTCCATTCTCCAGGCGATGAAGGCGGCAGGAGCCTTGCACGCTGAATTAACATTAATGTAA